A single region of the Pontibacter kalidii genome encodes:
- a CDS encoding GH92 family glycosyl hydrolase: protein MFLKALSKLKASFVVLACLSASCTTSNQQDSNPNTVSLTDYVDPYIGSSYHGHVFVGANVPFGAVQLGPTNITQGWDWCSGYHYSDSTIVGFAHTHLSGTGIGDLGDISVMPVTGQVQLVKGSIKDPKSGYYSLFSHDDETVKPGYYAVKLKRYNIGAELTATERVGFHQYTFPKSDEASIIIDLKEGIGWDSPTETFIEQVNDSTLAGYRFSKGWANDQRVYFTAVFSKPIEKFESFQVVDTAASSPVPASKGRMIKGVAHFKTQEGEKVKLKVGISPVSAENALANIQAEVPHWDFGKVVADADAAWNRELQKVRIEALDSAQMRTFYTALYHTLIAPSIFNDHNGDYRGTDKKVYEKADFTNLTTFSLWDTYRAAHPLYTILQTERVNDMINSMLAIYQQQGKLPVWHLMGNETNTMVGYGSVPVVADAILKGFDGFDHELAFEAMKATAMGDEFGLPYVKKQGFIPADEEVESVAKGLEYAIADWSIAQVAKKMGKQEDYEYFSKRGRYYENYFDKETRFMRGRISQNEWRTPFDPFKSEHRKDDYAEGNSWQYTWLVPQDVEGLISLMGGEEAFAQKLDSLFVAEGDMGEEASNDITGLIGQYAHGNEPSHHITYMYAYVGQPWKTAEKVRFIVDNMYTDKADGLIGNEDVGQMSAWYILSTLGFYPQNPANGAYVFGSPAVKQATLSLPNGNVLEVVANNNSKTNKYIQSVTLNGEPYSKSYILHKDLMKGGKLVFEMGSTPSATWGVAKADRPRSEPVE, encoded by the coding sequence ATGTTCCTAAAAGCTTTATCTAAGCTAAAAGCTTCCTTCGTGGTCCTGGCATGCCTTTCAGCCTCCTGTACCACCTCCAACCAGCAAGATAGTAACCCCAACACCGTATCGCTTACCGACTACGTAGACCCCTACATTGGCTCCAGTTATCACGGGCACGTGTTTGTGGGCGCTAACGTACCGTTTGGCGCGGTGCAGCTCGGCCCTACCAATATTACCCAGGGCTGGGACTGGTGCTCCGGCTACCACTACTCCGACTCTACCATTGTTGGCTTTGCCCACACGCACCTAAGCGGTACCGGCATCGGCGATCTGGGCGACATCTCGGTGATGCCCGTAACGGGCCAGGTGCAGCTGGTGAAAGGAAGCATCAAAGACCCGAAAAGCGGCTACTATTCCCTCTTCTCCCACGACGACGAGACGGTAAAACCGGGCTACTACGCGGTAAAACTGAAGCGCTACAACATCGGAGCCGAACTGACGGCTACCGAGCGCGTGGGCTTCCACCAGTACACGTTCCCGAAGTCTGACGAGGCAAGCATCATCATCGACCTGAAAGAAGGCATCGGCTGGGACTCTCCTACCGAGACCTTTATCGAACAAGTGAACGACAGCACGCTGGCCGGTTACCGCTTCTCCAAAGGTTGGGCTAACGACCAGCGCGTATACTTCACCGCTGTGTTCTCCAAGCCGATCGAGAAGTTTGAGAGCTTCCAGGTAGTGGACACAGCTGCCTCTTCCCCGGTTCCGGCCTCCAAAGGCCGCATGATCAAAGGGGTGGCGCATTTCAAAACGCAGGAAGGCGAAAAAGTAAAGCTGAAAGTGGGTATCTCGCCGGTGAGCGCGGAGAATGCGCTAGCCAACATCCAGGCCGAGGTGCCGCACTGGGACTTCGGGAAAGTAGTGGCCGATGCCGATGCCGCGTGGAACCGCGAGCTGCAGAAAGTACGCATCGAGGCACTGGACTCGGCGCAAATGCGCACCTTCTACACTGCTCTTTACCACACCCTGATCGCTCCATCCATCTTTAACGACCACAACGGCGACTACCGTGGCACGGACAAGAAAGTATACGAGAAGGCTGACTTCACCAACCTTACCACTTTCTCCCTTTGGGATACCTACCGCGCGGCGCATCCGCTGTATACTATCTTGCAGACCGAGCGCGTGAACGACATGATCAACTCCATGTTGGCTATTTACCAGCAGCAGGGCAAGCTGCCCGTGTGGCACCTGATGGGCAACGAAACGAACACCATGGTGGGCTATGGCAGCGTACCGGTGGTAGCCGACGCCATCCTGAAAGGTTTCGACGGATTTGACCATGAGCTGGCCTTCGAGGCAATGAAAGCTACTGCCATGGGCGATGAGTTTGGCCTTCCCTACGTGAAGAAGCAGGGCTTTATACCTGCCGATGAAGAAGTGGAAAGTGTAGCCAAGGGACTAGAATATGCCATTGCCGACTGGAGCATTGCGCAGGTAGCCAAGAAAATGGGCAAGCAGGAGGATTACGAGTACTTCAGCAAGCGCGGCCGCTACTATGAGAACTACTTCGACAAAGAAACCCGCTTTATGCGTGGCCGCATCTCTCAAAACGAGTGGCGCACGCCGTTCGACCCGTTCAAGTCCGAGCACCGCAAGGACGACTACGCCGAGGGGAACTCCTGGCAGTATACCTGGCTGGTGCCACAGGATGTGGAAGGCCTGATCAGCCTGATGGGCGGCGAGGAAGCCTTTGCGCAGAAACTCGACTCGCTGTTTGTAGCGGAGGGCGACATGGGCGAAGAAGCCTCCAACGACATCACCGGCCTGATCGGCCAGTACGCGCATGGCAACGAACCGAGCCACCACATTACCTATATGTATGCCTACGTGGGGCAGCCTTGGAAAACAGCCGAGAAAGTACGCTTCATTGTGGACAACATGTATACCGATAAGGCAGATGGCCTGATCGGTAACGAGGACGTGGGCCAAATGTCGGCCTGGTATATTCTCTCTACCCTGGGCTTTTACCCGCAGAACCCGGCTAACGGTGCTTACGTATTCGGCAGCCCGGCTGTAAAGCAGGCAACACTTTCTTTGCCAAACGGAAACGTGCTGGAGGTCGTGGCCAATAACAACAGCAAGACGAACAAGTATATCCAAAGCGTTACGCTTAACGGAGAGCCATACTCCAAATCCTACATCCTGCACAAGGACCTGATGAAAGGCGGTAAACTGGTGTTCGAGATGGGCAGCACGCCAAGCGCTACCTGGGGCGTAGCCAAGGCTGACCGTCCAAGATCCGAGCCTGTTGAGTAG
- a CDS encoding family 10 glycosylhydrolase, translating to MKTRRSFLKAGALAGLAASIPAPALAELTAAPGAKKNRPRHWVWVRPNKADKEADLQQQYKRFYEAGIRGIFFEADSEKHFRAAKANKLEAHRWMWTMNRGEKELLQKHPEWYAQNRKGESCADKPPYVGYYRWLCPSREEVKQYLAEDVRNILSKDYIDGIHLDYVRFCDVILPVNLWENYDIEQTKELPEYDYCYCEVCRSKFKAWRGKAIEELEYPEASLSWRLYRYNAVNNIVNHLAEIAKENKKPITAAVFPTPEVARRIVRQDWTNWNLNAVYPMIYHGFYKEDVRWIGDAVTEGVHFLKGKFPLYAGLYLPDFKSNEELQQGIELALANGAKGVSIFGEVNEQVLQALERASASVKS from the coding sequence ATGAAAACAAGAAGATCCTTCCTGAAGGCCGGGGCGCTAGCCGGCCTGGCCGCAAGTATACCTGCGCCCGCTCTTGCCGAACTCACCGCAGCACCAGGGGCTAAAAAGAACCGGCCCAGGCACTGGGTGTGGGTAAGGCCCAACAAAGCCGATAAAGAGGCCGATCTGCAGCAGCAGTACAAACGCTTCTACGAAGCAGGTATCCGGGGGATCTTCTTTGAAGCCGACAGCGAGAAGCATTTCCGTGCAGCCAAGGCCAACAAACTGGAGGCGCACCGCTGGATGTGGACCATGAACCGGGGCGAAAAAGAGTTGCTGCAGAAGCACCCGGAGTGGTATGCCCAAAACCGTAAAGGTGAGTCGTGTGCCGATAAGCCACCGTATGTGGGGTACTACCGCTGGCTGTGTCCTTCCCGTGAGGAGGTAAAGCAATACCTGGCCGAGGACGTGCGCAACATCCTCAGCAAAGATTATATCGACGGCATCCACCTGGACTATGTGCGCTTCTGCGACGTGATCCTGCCGGTGAACCTGTGGGAGAACTATGACATAGAGCAGACCAAGGAACTGCCAGAGTACGACTATTGCTACTGCGAGGTGTGCCGCAGCAAATTCAAAGCATGGCGCGGCAAGGCGATCGAGGAACTGGAATACCCGGAGGCCAGCCTGTCGTGGCGGCTGTACCGCTATAACGCCGTCAATAACATCGTGAACCACTTGGCCGAGATCGCCAAAGAAAATAAGAAACCGATTACCGCCGCCGTATTTCCAACGCCGGAAGTGGCCCGCCGCATCGTGCGCCAGGACTGGACCAACTGGAACCTGAACGCCGTGTACCCGATGATTTACCATGGCTTCTACAAAGAGGATGTGCGCTGGATCGGTGATGCCGTGACAGAAGGCGTACACTTCCTGAAGGGGAAATTCCCGCTCTACGCCGGCTTATACTTGCCTGACTTCAAAAGCAACGAAGAACTCCAGCAAGGTATAGAACTCGCCCTGGCAAACGGAGCCAAAGGCGTCTCAATCTTCGGCGAAGTGAACGAGCAGGTGCTGCAGGCGCTGGAACGCGCCTCGGCTTCGGTGAAGTCGTAG
- a CDS encoding carbohydrate-binding family 9-like protein, protein MMKHYLTLCLVLLAVLAAQAEDNPSAKAKRKAKAASPFAGLEHLFTEPKHYVTHFTSKAPSIDGHLNDEVWQHATWTDLFTDIEGDKRPEPTYPTRVKMAWDNEYLYIAAEMKEPHVWANLTQHDEVVYYDNDFEVFLDPDNDTHQYFEVEVNALNTIFDLFLSKPYRNNNGALIGWDLHGLKSAVQVQGTLNDPTDTDEGWTVEMAIPFRSVTVGNVTRVPDEGTLWRINFSRVQWDVDVVDGKYVKRKGEDGKPLPEYNWVWSPQGVINMHLPERWGYLYFSQQPVGEQSINFTMPYAEKQKQYLWLVYYRQKAYFGKHGRYSKSLKELGLKKGRVEVEGQENQLKLEAGTLQFMAAIHGPDGKVWSINENGFVHTIKGLQ, encoded by the coding sequence ATGATGAAGCATTACCTCACCCTGTGCCTGGTACTTTTGGCTGTACTGGCTGCACAGGCAGAAGATAACCCTTCCGCGAAAGCGAAGCGAAAGGCTAAAGCGGCCTCTCCGTTTGCTGGACTGGAGCATCTGTTTACAGAACCGAAACATTACGTGACCCACTTCACCAGCAAGGCTCCGAGTATAGACGGTCACCTGAACGACGAAGTATGGCAACACGCTACCTGGACGGACTTGTTCACTGACATAGAGGGCGATAAAAGGCCGGAGCCAACGTACCCGACCCGCGTGAAAATGGCTTGGGATAATGAGTATTTATACATTGCCGCCGAGATGAAGGAGCCGCATGTGTGGGCTAACCTGACGCAGCACGACGAGGTGGTGTACTACGACAATGACTTTGAAGTATTCCTCGACCCGGACAACGACACCCACCAATACTTTGAGGTGGAGGTGAACGCGCTCAACACCATCTTCGACCTGTTCCTCTCCAAGCCTTACCGCAACAACAACGGTGCCCTCATCGGCTGGGACTTGCATGGGCTGAAGTCTGCGGTGCAGGTGCAAGGTACACTCAATGATCCGACCGATACCGATGAGGGTTGGACGGTGGAAATGGCGATTCCTTTCCGATCTGTTACGGTCGGAAATGTCACGCGTGTTCCAGACGAAGGCACCCTGTGGCGCATCAATTTCTCGCGGGTACAGTGGGATGTGGATGTGGTAGACGGCAAGTACGTGAAGCGCAAAGGCGAGGACGGCAAACCGCTGCCGGAGTATAACTGGGTGTGGTCACCGCAAGGGGTGATTAACATGCACCTGCCGGAGCGCTGGGGCTATTTATACTTTAGCCAGCAACCTGTGGGGGAGCAGAGCATCAACTTTACCATGCCTTACGCTGAGAAGCAAAAGCAGTACCTGTGGCTGGTGTATTACCGGCAGAAAGCGTATTTTGGGAAGCATGGCCGCTACAGTAAATCCTTAAAAGAGCTGGGCCTGAAGAAAGGCAGGGTGGAAGTAGAAGGGCAGGAGAACCAACTGAAACTGGAGGCGGGCACGCTGCAGTTTATGGCCGCCATACACGGGCCAGACGGCAAAGTATGGAGCATCAACGAAAACGGATTTGTACACACGATAAAAGGCTTACAATGA
- a CDS encoding family 20 glycosylhydrolase, translating into MFKHYLYALLFTVIFLGVQTLSTAQTLDPKYPLIPYPSSLTPQEGSFIINSKTKLVLPKESIFKNEAEQLQYLLSGSLGKSLKQAKKASANTIVFQYDQNINAPEGYRLSITPKQVTLAAKEPAGMFRAVQTLRQLLPVSIEQGSAQAQLVLPALQIQDEPAYTWRGMHLDVSRHFFTTDYLKKFIDLMALYKFNKLHLHLTDDQGWRIEIKKYPKLTEEGAWRTFNNHDRDVIARSKENPDFALDERHIVQKNGQTMYGGFYTQEEMKDIIAYAAARHIEIIPEIDMPGHMKAAIDAYPFLTCGEAGWGETFSVPICPCKESTYEFAENVFNEIIELFPSQYIHLGADEVEKTTWANSAGCQELMKREGLKSVEELQSYFIHRMQKFFHSKGKTLIGWDEMLEGGINSDAVVMFWRTWAPNAPLHAARNGNKVIMTPNSPLYFDGIPDKKSVYNVYHFNVVPKGLNAEEAKAILGAQANIWTEYIPSENRAEYMYMPRMTALAEVVWSDKRDYDSYLQRLQKHYKRLDALDVNYRLPDLEGFLDVNVFTDKATLDVPKPLDNLIIRYTTDGSQPTTSSKVLDKPLTITETTTFKIAAFTPEGLKGDTYTTTYEKQTYAKAIAAKSTKPGLQATYYKASFKNTGGMAKATPTGVAEVAQLQVPREAEAPSFGVQFRSYLEVPETGIYTFHFTCDDGGVLRIADRLVVDNDGLHPPQEKIGQVALEKGLQPFALDFIEGGGGYTLKLLYSKDGGEPQPIPASWFKYAPAVQ; encoded by the coding sequence ATGTTCAAACACTACCTTTACGCTTTACTTTTCACAGTTATTTTTCTTGGGGTGCAAACCTTGTCAACGGCGCAGACCCTTGACCCGAAGTATCCCCTGATTCCGTACCCCAGCTCCCTGACACCGCAGGAGGGAAGCTTCATCATTAACTCCAAAACAAAGCTAGTACTGCCCAAAGAAAGCATCTTTAAAAACGAGGCCGAGCAGCTGCAGTACCTGCTGTCTGGCAGCCTGGGCAAATCGCTGAAGCAGGCGAAGAAAGCATCCGCTAATACCATTGTTTTCCAGTACGACCAAAATATAAATGCCCCGGAAGGCTATCGCTTGAGCATCACGCCAAAGCAGGTAACGCTGGCGGCGAAAGAGCCGGCGGGCATGTTCCGGGCCGTGCAGACGCTGCGGCAGCTCCTGCCTGTAAGTATAGAGCAGGGATCAGCGCAGGCCCAGCTTGTGCTCCCGGCCCTGCAGATCCAGGATGAGCCGGCTTATACCTGGCGCGGGATGCACCTGGACGTGAGCCGCCACTTCTTCACCACCGATTACCTGAAGAAGTTCATCGACCTAATGGCGCTCTACAAGTTCAACAAGCTGCACCTGCACCTGACCGACGACCAGGGCTGGCGCATTGAGATCAAGAAATACCCGAAACTGACCGAGGAGGGCGCCTGGCGTACCTTCAACAACCACGACCGCGATGTGATCGCCCGCTCGAAGGAGAACCCGGATTTTGCTTTGGATGAGCGCCATATCGTGCAGAAAAACGGCCAGACCATGTATGGCGGCTTCTATACGCAGGAGGAGATGAAGGACATCATCGCCTATGCTGCTGCCCGCCACATCGAGATCATCCCCGAAATCGACATGCCTGGCCATATGAAGGCCGCCATTGATGCCTATCCGTTCCTGACCTGCGGCGAAGCGGGCTGGGGCGAGACGTTCTCTGTGCCGATTTGCCCGTGCAAGGAGAGCACCTATGAGTTTGCCGAGAATGTGTTCAACGAGATCATTGAGCTGTTCCCGAGCCAGTACATCCACCTGGGGGCCGACGAAGTTGAGAAAACCACTTGGGCCAACTCCGCAGGCTGCCAGGAACTCATGAAGCGCGAGGGGCTGAAGAGCGTGGAGGAGCTGCAGAGCTACTTCATCCACCGCATGCAGAAGTTCTTCCACTCCAAGGGCAAGACGCTGATTGGTTGGGATGAGATGCTGGAGGGTGGTATCAACTCGGACGCGGTGGTGATGTTCTGGCGCACCTGGGCTCCCAATGCCCCGCTGCACGCTGCCCGGAACGGCAACAAGGTGATCATGACGCCCAACAGCCCGCTATACTTCGACGGGATACCCGATAAGAAGTCGGTATATAACGTGTACCATTTTAACGTGGTGCCGAAGGGGCTGAACGCCGAGGAAGCCAAAGCCATACTTGGGGCACAGGCCAATATCTGGACCGAGTACATCCCTTCCGAGAACCGGGCCGAGTACATGTACATGCCCCGCATGACGGCGCTGGCCGAGGTGGTTTGGTCCGACAAGCGCGACTACGATTCTTACCTGCAGCGCCTGCAAAAGCACTACAAACGCCTCGACGCGCTGGACGTAAATTACCGACTGCCCGACCTGGAAGGCTTCCTGGACGTGAATGTGTTCACCGATAAGGCCACGCTGGACGTTCCAAAGCCACTCGACAACCTGATCATTCGCTACACCACCGACGGCAGCCAGCCCACTACCTCCTCTAAGGTATTGGACAAGCCGCTGACTATCACTGAAACCACCACGTTCAAGATAGCGGCCTTTACGCCGGAAGGCTTGAAAGGGGATACCTATACCACTACGTATGAAAAGCAGACCTATGCCAAGGCAATAGCAGCTAAAAGTACAAAGCCAGGCCTGCAGGCGACCTACTACAAGGCTTCCTTCAAAAATACAGGAGGTATGGCCAAGGCCACGCCAACAGGTGTGGCAGAGGTAGCGCAGCTGCAGGTTCCACGTGAGGCGGAAGCACCGAGCTTTGGCGTGCAGTTCAGAAGCTACCTGGAGGTGCCGGAAACAGGTATTTATACATTCCACTTCACCTGCGACGACGGCGGTGTGCTGCGCATTGCCGATCGGCTGGTAGTGGACAACGACGGCCTGCACCCACCACAGGAGAAAATCGGTCAGGTGGCGCTGGAGAAAGGCCTGCAGCCATTTGCGCTGGACTTTATTGAAGGTGGCGGCGGCTATACCCTAAAGCTTCTCTACAGCAAAGACGGCGGAGAGCCGCAGCCCATTCCGGCCAGCTGGTTTAAGTATGCGCCGGCTGTGCAGTAG
- a CDS encoding alpha-L-fucosidase, translating into MINKYKLLLIFLLVLSGNFASAQAKKAAPQDSTKMQWFGDAKLGIFVHWGIYAVNGIPESWSFFNNYISHEDYMKQLDGFTADKYKPEEWARLIKESGARYSVITTKHHDGVALWDSKMGGINTKKHTPAKRDVLTPFVDALRKENLKVGFYYSLPDWSYADYDVFTRAKKRYSLAEEPRRWKKFQNFYQGQLRELSKNYNPDLYWFDGDWEHSAEEWQSDKVREMLLGYNKNVIINSRLNDYGDYATPEQGVPVVKPQDKYWELCLTMNDSWGYSPHDHHYKSPNQVIRTFADCISNGGNLLLDIGPKPDGTIPEEQVAILKELGRWTNKHEEAIFGTVAGIPQEHFYGHSTLAKDGKTLYLFVENQGTESVRVQGLATPIKNVKVVGSKATAKYEQQGNTTYIQVPANAYDEQLTVLALSFDEPLKLASPAPAKLALAELQKTGKLDATQRNRTIRRVADNLQAGNNPFQSTALQPDGTEVKQLKLADAGVERWVKKHAETMYKANPGLPEGHYEGNTSLSEDKQTLYLFVEGKPTGPIAIKGLKNKLHRIRVVGNGTLLGHEIFNKQYWSHIPGIAYIDVPHDLLDEDLTVIAILLDGPVELYREEIKPIESN; encoded by the coding sequence GCAACTTCGCCTCCGCGCAGGCCAAAAAAGCCGCCCCGCAGGACAGCACCAAAATGCAGTGGTTCGGCGACGCCAAGCTCGGCATCTTCGTCCACTGGGGCATCTACGCCGTGAACGGCATCCCCGAATCGTGGTCCTTCTTCAACAACTACATCAGCCACGAAGACTACATGAAGCAGCTCGACGGCTTCACGGCAGATAAGTATAAGCCGGAGGAATGGGCCAGGCTGATCAAAGAGTCCGGTGCGCGCTATTCGGTCATCACCACCAAACACCATGACGGCGTAGCCTTGTGGGATAGCAAAATGGGCGGCATCAACACCAAAAAGCATACACCGGCCAAACGCGATGTGCTCACGCCTTTTGTGGACGCGCTACGCAAGGAAAACTTGAAAGTAGGCTTTTACTACTCGCTGCCCGACTGGAGCTATGCAGACTATGACGTGTTCACACGGGCTAAAAAACGCTATTCGTTAGCCGAGGAGCCACGCCGCTGGAAGAAGTTCCAGAATTTCTATCAGGGCCAGCTCCGCGAGCTTTCCAAAAACTACAACCCGGACCTTTATTGGTTCGACGGTGATTGGGAGCATAGTGCAGAGGAGTGGCAATCGGATAAGGTACGGGAGATGTTGCTGGGCTACAACAAAAACGTCATCATCAACTCGCGCCTCAACGACTACGGAGACTATGCCACCCCGGAGCAGGGCGTGCCAGTGGTAAAGCCACAAGATAAGTACTGGGAACTGTGCCTGACCATGAACGACTCCTGGGGCTATTCGCCGCACGACCACCATTACAAGAGCCCGAACCAGGTTATCCGTACCTTCGCCGACTGCATCAGCAATGGCGGCAACCTGCTGCTCGACATCGGCCCGAAACCGGACGGCACCATACCCGAGGAGCAGGTAGCGATACTAAAGGAACTGGGCCGCTGGACGAACAAGCACGAAGAAGCTATCTTCGGCACCGTGGCAGGCATTCCGCAGGAGCATTTCTACGGCCACTCTACGCTGGCCAAGGACGGTAAAACTTTATACTTATTTGTGGAGAACCAGGGAACCGAATCGGTGCGCGTGCAGGGGCTGGCTACGCCAATTAAAAATGTAAAAGTAGTGGGTAGCAAGGCTACTGCCAAGTATGAGCAGCAGGGTAACACCACCTACATCCAGGTGCCTGCCAATGCCTACGATGAGCAACTGACCGTGTTGGCTTTGTCGTTTGACGAGCCGCTGAAACTGGCTTCTCCAGCGCCAGCGAAACTGGCCTTGGCAGAGTTGCAGAAGACTGGCAAACTGGATGCGACGCAGCGTAACCGCACGATCCGCCGGGTAGCCGATAACCTGCAGGCAGGAAATAACCCCTTCCAGAGCACCGCCTTGCAACCTGACGGTACTGAGGTAAAGCAGCTCAAACTGGCCGATGCGGGTGTAGAGCGTTGGGTGAAAAAGCATGCCGAAACCATGTATAAAGCCAACCCAGGCCTGCCAGAGGGGCATTACGAGGGAAATACTTCGCTATCTGAAGATAAACAGACGCTGTACCTATTCGTGGAGGGTAAGCCAACCGGTCCTATCGCTATCAAAGGACTTAAAAACAAGCTGCACCGCATCCGCGTGGTGGGCAACGGCACTTTGCTGGGCCACGAGATCTTCAACAAGCAGTACTGGAGCCACATCCCCGGCATCGCCTACATCGACGTGCCGCACGACCTGCTGGACGAGGACCTGACGGTGATCGCCATATTGCTGGACGGTCCGGTGGAGTTATACCGTGAGGAAATAAAGCCGATCGAAAGTAATTAA